One window of the Triticum dicoccoides isolate Atlit2015 ecotype Zavitan chromosome 3B, WEW_v2.0, whole genome shotgun sequence genome contains the following:
- the LOC119281495 gene encoding uncharacterized protein LOC119281495, with protein sequence MSTTTQSAALSAKCAAWAQERRPFTHPIEIPAASGAPDERRGRGEEEDGGEVEPPHVLMARRRAASSVCSGQGRTLKGRDLTRTRDSVLRMTGFIES encoded by the coding sequence ATGTCGACGACGACGCAGAGCGCGGCCCTGTCGGCGAAATGCGCGGCGTGGGCGCAGGAGCGGCGGCCGTTCACGCACCCGATCGAGATCCCGGCGGCCTCCGGCGCGCCGGACGAGCGGAGGGGccgcggcgaggaggaggacggcggggAGGTGGAGCCGCCGCACGTGCTGATGGCGCGGCGCAGGGCGGCCTCCTCGGTGTGCTCCGGCCAGGGGCGgacgctcaagggccgggacctcaCGCGCACGCGCGACTCCGTCCTCCGCATGACCGGCTTCATCGAGAGCTAG
- the LOC119281496 gene encoding uncharacterized protein LOC119281496, protein MSTVEEELSECEVLWPETRHGAPGSAWGSSTAAPRASRDHRQCSAPVDIPRGRGRAGLDDDEEEEDGAMVPPHLMMSRRWSEGKAAAAFSLRSGPGRAHRDLNNLRNSVLRMTGFIEG, encoded by the coding sequence ATGTCGACGGTGGAGGAGGAGCTGTCCGAGTGCGAGGTGCTGTGGCCGGAGACGCGCCACGGCGCTCCGGGGAGCGCGTGGGGGTCGTCGACGGCGGCTCCCAGGGCCTCCAGGGACCACCGGCAGTGTTCAGCGCCGGTGGACATACCCCGTGGCCGTGGGCGTGCTGGcctggacgacgacgaggaggaggaggacggcgccATGGTGCCGCCGCACCTGATGATGTCGCGCAGGTGGTCggaggggaaggcggcggcggcgttctcGCTGCGGTCGGGGCCCGGGCGGGCGCACCGGGACCTCAACAACCTGCGCAACTCCGTGCTGCGGATGACCGGCTTCATCGAAGGGTGA
- the LOC119276919 gene encoding probable complex I intermediate-associated protein 30 isoform X1 — MSRLRALWQASVNATKRAVVWNSEDLFPPSERFIFNFNSKDEVNKWHLYSDSEYGGLSSASLEITDSVSGGDTSSTGVFSGNLSLDMSQGSPWRIRRSGFCGMRSKKFDGYIDLDSYDTIAMKLRGDGRTYISTIYTENWVNSPGQEEDNSWQAFVYVPHGSWRILKIPLDSYLPTWKGNVIEANMEMNPSRVVGMSLSLNAEGGIPGAKTGQAILD, encoded by the exons ATGTCGAGGCTGCGGGCGCTCTGGCAAGCTTCCGTGAACGCTACCAAGCGAG CTGTTGTATGGAATTCAGAAGATTTATTTCCACCAAGTGAAAGATTCATCTTCAATTTCAATTCAAAAGATGAGGTGAACAAGTGGCACTTGTACTCGGATTCAGAGTATGGAG GTTTATCATCTGCATCACTGGAGATAACTGATAGTGTTTCTGGTGGAGATACTTCATCAACTG GTGTCTTTTCTGGCAACCTCTCCTTAGATATGTCCCAGGGATCACCATGGAGGATCAGGCGGAGTGGTTTCTGCGGAATGCGATCAAAGAAG TTTGATGGTTACATCGATCTTGATTCATATGATACAATAGCAATGAAGCTCAGAGGGGATGGAAGAACCTACATATCTACT ATATACACAGAGAACTGGGTGAATTCACCTGGACAAGAGGAAGATAACTCGTGGCAGGCTTTCGTGTACGTGCCTCATGGTAGCTGGCGAATCCTGAAG ATCCCTCTCGATAGCTACTTACCTACATGGAAAGGAAATGTGATCGAAGCGAACATGGAAATGAATCCTTCTCGCGTCGTGGGAATGTCTCTCTCGTTGAATGCAGAAGGCGGCATTCCTGGTGCTAAGACTGGCCAGGCGATTTTAGATTAG
- the LOC119276919 gene encoding probable complex I intermediate-associated protein 30 isoform X2 produces the protein MSRLRALWQASVNATKRAVVWNSEDLFPPSERFIFNFNSKDEVNKWHLYSDSEYGGLSSASLEITDSVSGGDTSSTGVFSGNLSLDMSQGSPWRIRRSGFCGMRSKKIYTENWVNSPGQEEDNSWQAFVYVPHGSWRILKIPLDSYLPTWKGNVIEANMEMNPSRVVGMSLSLNAEGGIPGAKTGQAILD, from the exons ATGTCGAGGCTGCGGGCGCTCTGGCAAGCTTCCGTGAACGCTACCAAGCGAG CTGTTGTATGGAATTCAGAAGATTTATTTCCACCAAGTGAAAGATTCATCTTCAATTTCAATTCAAAAGATGAGGTGAACAAGTGGCACTTGTACTCGGATTCAGAGTATGGAG GTTTATCATCTGCATCACTGGAGATAACTGATAGTGTTTCTGGTGGAGATACTTCATCAACTG GTGTCTTTTCTGGCAACCTCTCCTTAGATATGTCCCAGGGATCACCATGGAGGATCAGGCGGAGTGGTTTCTGCGGAATGCGATCAAAGAAG ATATACACAGAGAACTGGGTGAATTCACCTGGACAAGAGGAAGATAACTCGTGGCAGGCTTTCGTGTACGTGCCTCATGGTAGCTGGCGAATCCTGAAG ATCCCTCTCGATAGCTACTTACCTACATGGAAAGGAAATGTGATCGAAGCGAACATGGAAATGAATCCTTCTCGCGTCGTGGGAATGTCTCTCTCGTTGAATGCAGAAGGCGGCATTCCTGGTGCTAAGACTGGCCAGGCGATTTTAGATTAG